Genomic DNA from Gossypium hirsutum isolate 1008001.06 chromosome A01, Gossypium_hirsutum_v2.1, whole genome shotgun sequence:
GGTGGAGCCTGATGTTGTAATTTTTTCAACTTTGATTAATGGGCTTTGTAATCAAAGTAATATTTCTGTGGCCGTTTGTGTGTTCGATATAATGTTCGATATAATGTTTTCTGGAAAAAGGATTGATCTTTATGGTTGTATTATCTCTAGTAATCTTTTGTAAATATAATGTTTTCATCTTTGTTGTTGATTTATATTCTGCCCTCTTTATACATAATGTTCTGTGTAGAGAATGAGTATATATCTTGTATCCTGTTGAATGGGAATATATAATTGAAcctattttacttttcttttcccAGTTGGTTGTGGAAAGAATGTTGGCTTCTGAAGGAATAAAAAGGGTAGAATTGGGCAGAGATGAATTAGAAAAACGAGTTTGGGAGTGGAAAGAGAAGTATGTCTTCCCTTAAATTATTTGCATACTTGGTTTTTCTGCTGTTCTTTGCTGATTTTGAATCTGTTACTTTGTACATATCATCTATTGTGTTTTTGttgtttatgaagaaatggctTAAGGGGTTCTCCACAACTTCAATAAATTCTACTTCTTCTCCTTCCAAATACTAATACTTATGGAGTTTTATTGCTTTAACCCGTTGCTTAATTTCTGGtgtttattattcatatttgacCATACTTCCAAGTTTTCTGGCAATCTTTTTTCTTTGTGGGTTATATAGTAGTTTTAGTTttatcttttcatttaattattctGGTTCATTTATTTTATGATAGGTTTCGACCCCGCATTCTTATTGATGTTAGCATGATTGACATGACCACCACTGTCCTGGGATTCAAGATTTCAATGCCTATCATGATTGCTCCGACTACTATGCAGAAAATGGCTCACCCTGAAGGTATGAATGTTCTGGTTTTTTAGTACCCTTGTTATGAGATTGTTTGAGCAACTAATGTTCACATATCAGATTGAGCACAGTCGTCTTTGGTTGCTGAGTATGCTTAGACTTGCATGATGATTTACATTGCAACTCTGGATATTTCCTGAAACAGAACAAATTTGTATACGAATGATTTCCAGATGCGAAggagtgaataaaatgtaaaatttaacttTCGTATGCAGACATAGCATCAATTCTTACTTATGATGTTCATGGACTATGCCATAGAAGTCAAATAAATCAACTTAAATTCCATTGATTACTATCATGTTTCACTTTGCTAACTGATGTTTAGCATGTTTATTTTCTCATTTGATCATAATATTCTATCTTCCTGATGTATATGGTATTGCTCAATGTGCAGATTCCTCACTTGAGACCTGCGGAATACAAGAGGTCTAGGTTACCTAGGAACAGGAGGACTGTGAACCGTGCCTATGGTGGTTTTGAAGAAGGTTTTGAAGATTCAGAAAACCAAGGAAAATGTTTCATCAAAGAACCAGTTCAACTGATAAAAGATTCATTATGACAGGAAGTAACAACGTTGtttctgatttttgtttttttcttctagttctaCGCATTTTCAGACATCTCTTGTACAAGTAAACTTCATAAATAAACTTCATAAATAGAGAAAGAATCAAGACACCGCATGTatcaagatattgatacttttatgtggtgtaatattatgcacttggacaatgttgttactatgtggtgtactactaattatgtattttgataatattatttctagtacTCATTGTGGTTTCGaagtaatttataattattcaatacttgttttttaacacaattacaaataatttatttgatattagtttttttttaatttataacgattaatattgtagcttaataattgagtattattataaataaatcattgcaatatatgtaaaaataatttaaaatataaaaatttattaatatatattaatatatgtaaaaacaactttttcggaa
This window encodes:
- the LOC107934649 gene encoding peroxisomal (S)-2-hydroxy-acid oxidase GLO5 isoform X2, with product MGFVIKLVVERMLASEGIKRVELGRDELEKRVWEWKEKFRPRILIDVSMIDMTTTVLGFKISMPIMIAPTTMQKMAHPEDSSLETCGIQEV
- the LOC107934649 gene encoding uncharacterized protein isoform X1 encodes the protein MSMPVRGKGKTDHCFDNVDHALSLFNKMIEKYPKPSIVEFTKLFAAIVRMKHYAIVVSMCSQMELLGVSHDVYSLVVERMLASEGIKRVELGRDELEKRVWEWKEKFRPRILIDVSMIDMTTTVLGFKISMPIMIAPTTMQKMAHPEDSSLETCGIQEV